The stretch of DNA AAACATGCGGCCCGTGAGCAAGAGCTGTCACAccatgtcattttgtgtgacCTAACGAAATTCATGTGCATcaatttcttgtgttttttttttcacaaaagttgtttttatttcccatatttttcggactataagccgctactttttttccttcatttcgaatcctgcggcttatagtcaagtgtggcttatttgttgatttatttgtgttaataggttacactttatttgacagcggcgtcataagaccgtcataattatgacataacacaataataggcataatgaatgcttatgacaaatgccattaagtgtcacccggcaaattatgtcactaactccatctatgtccagctcggatcttttgcatccattgaaaagtgagataatttgctggataacactaaagaacatctgttataagcatttattaatgctcatgacagtgtcatgtcataattgtgattgtctaatgacagtctcatagcgccactgtcaaataaagtgttaccaaataccataattaccaatcaatgaaacaactggagcagtaactgaagaaatacttagcacagaacatgaattttgattgttattcacatctatagcgctgcaatgcatcctaggagacatgttggacaacaacagtgttgacagcaggtggcagcagaggttgactgtctccccttagggagcagtgatggccaaagctTTGCagacaattggttcaaagcttcatggtgtttaatttggtcttatgacagtcgtatgatgccgctgtcaaataaagtgttcccggttaatatcttttgctgtaaatatcccataaatacAGTGTGGACAGCtgaggtttatagtccagttcaGTTTATCTATGAGTAAATGTTGTTGGTTGGCGGcttatcgtcaggtgtgccttgtagtgcaaaaattacgtttaaaaaaaaaaaaaaaattttaaaatttttttaacaaaaaaacaaactattataataatagatatatatatatatgtgtttgTAATTTATATATGCTACAGAAAATGAACTTAAAGAAGTAActtttaataaaaatacaaaataaaatgaaatatttactgaactttatttttttatcaaaacaaataataaatgaaaaaagcGAAGTCTttctattttttcaaaaaaaaatttttttttttaagatttaataaaatgtatatttatataaattggGCAAAAGTATTTAGCGAAAGCAGTATAatgcattgttaaaaaatacgCAatttctagattttttttttgatgatgtCTTTCACAATGGATAGGCACctatgatgaaaatttcagaccccttcatgatttctaagtgggacaaCTTACAAAATCGCTGggtgttaaaattagggctgcacctatcatttactcaagtaatcgattaatctatcgatgggttagttcgaataatcgagtgatggaattacaaacatttaatgctttgggttgagggttagggttagagttTAGAACAAATTTAAGGAGGTGTAAAACTAAGAAACACAtatttatgcttgcaataacatttattttggcttactaggattgcactttcaaaagagcattaaatacaaatacaaaataaaatgtgtgtttcttcaaactatttaGAATTGTGCTTTCCTTtcccaagagcaataaatgtgtttacaaataaaatacctgaacttagcctcaaacagtataaaaaaacaaattaatgagatctaagtacaacaaaagaacagttggctaacttgcatagcaaaagtctgcaaggttaaatgcaaaaaaaaaaaaaaaaagtaaaatctttttatacaatgctcttaacaaatcaaatTAAAACACATATTCTCACAGAAAACTGCTGAATATACTGCTGAATATActtctaaattacgaatgcattaacagacattcgctcaaacaaactTACAACCATGtgttggtctaaacagggagcagctggattcagctgttACACGAGttctgtcatattcactgttgccactagagagcagtgtatcagcccaaatcagtaaaactaaatgcaacatcgaagcagcaaattttgatttgaagatttttttttttataatcgattaatctttgcagccatagttaaaataattattttcctcactgaatACCAGTATAATAATACCAATACATTTAATTATATTTCTATttgattttatatttaaaaatgtgtatttaGTATTGTTTACAAAAAGGCATGTACAGTCTGTGTACCAAGACTATTTCAAAGTAGCTGCACTTGTCTATCGCTGCAGGATGTGGTGGAGCCCATCTACTTCTATGTGGGCTCCGTGTTGGCGCTTCAGGCGGTGTACGCCACGGCGCTGTTCACCTGCAGCTGGCTAATGAGCGGCAGCTTGACTGCCGGCGTTCTTGCGGTAGCCTGGTACATCGTCAGCAGGTTAGTCCAGGATAGTTACCGTTCAAAACCTTGAATCTGGTTTAAGTTTCGTCTGTCCCTTCGCCATCTCAGACCGGACGCCACCAAAGTAGAGGAGGCGGTTCCTCTTCGGGAGAACTGGGCTCTGCCATATTACGCTTGTCAGGTGGCAGCTCTCACAGGCTTCCTGTGTGGTAATATTGGTTTGGTAGCAGAGGTGAGCcccttttatttctttaatcaatttttaaaaaacattttttaactgTTAAGCCGTGCCTTCAGATGTTGTGCTATCTGACCATGAGCGCCACCACCTTCACTTTCCTGTTGCTATGGGAGCACAGCCACTACGTGCTTTTCGTTCAAGCTTTCTGCCTCTTCCTCTTGGACTCCTTGGACCTGGTGCCACCTCGGAAGGTACCAGATGCCTTCTTCCAGATTTTTGGACTTTGAATCTTTAGCAAAATTTGTTTTTGCGCAGATATCCGACGTCCACAAGGTGTATGTAAGCTCCTTGCTGCCGGCTTTCttctttcattttaacaatGCGGCACTGTTGGGATCACCGCTTCTCAGTCTTCTGATTGGCTCTGGCCTGGCGAAGTACCTCCAGGTAGTGTAGTTTTATTTTATCATTAATCCCTGATGCCTTTATTGCAggactaaaaaaaacatttttgagctGGAGGGCtacgttttattttgaaaaggagCGGATTATTCTTCCATTGTAAAATCGTttatgtaataataaaaatgatcattttcttaTAAGATAAGTAGTAAtatattctaatattttttttggatGATTATTTACAATAACTAGTCACTGATATGTAGTAGTTCAACTACCTGTATAGTGAGTGGTACCTGAAGACATAAAAGCTTTggtacacgaaaaaaaaaacacgtaatCTTTCAAGCTTTTCTTTCGCTTCAtattatgaaaaaatatttatcataCGAAAGACAatacatacagtcatgtgaaaaaattaagacaCCCTTTGGAAGCcggtgtgttttctaacatatttggacatacggatatttaatatcaattttaacaatcttgagagattctaGGAATACATTTAACTAAACATCTAAAACTGAaaacaagtttttatttttttttaactttctctaaaatgtcattataaataaatgcaatttctgttgaggaataaattaggacacccccacattcaatccctcttaaaatggctaaaatcacactcAGCGGTACATCATTACGCAGAgctttgaaggaggcttgccttgtAATACCTCACATTTTGTGTGATGTGcctctgactgttgaagtgagagaaaaaacaatggtgagatcaaaggagctgtctgaggtcttcagaaagaagattgtagactctTATGAGTCTTGTAAGGGGCtttaaaagatctcaaaaggatataaaatcagccattccactgtttaCAGTCTATAATTGGAGGACAttgaaaacaactgccaacatgcccaggtctggctatCCAAGCAATTTCATcctgagagcagaccgcaagatgctaaaagcagTCTCCAAAAacactaaaatgtcatcacgggacatacagcaggctctttccactgttgatgtgaaagtgcatgcctctacaatcagaaagagacttcacaagtttaaccttcatgggaggtgtgcaaggacgaaacctttgctctcaaagaagaacatgaagggcacacggaagtttgccagagtgaatgtagacaaagaccaggacttctagaataatgttctttggacagatgaatctaaaattgaattatttggacacaagAACAGCGGACTTATTTGCCATGAACCCAGTACAGCATTCAAGGAAACGAACATCATACCAACTGCACGGAGGTGGAAGtgacatggtttggggatgctttgctacagcaggacctggccagctcaccatcatagaatccaccatgaattctgcattgatatgtgaacatttcctgataaagaactgaatatttaacggattgtcctaattttttcacatgactgtactgTAATAGGTAATTAATAATGTCATGActataaatgtaaacaaacgaaatataCATATTACAAAGcgctacacaattctcatgtatatgaaacaAAAGACGTAACTTACAAGCAGTACTTTTATTAAGGTACAGAGAGACGGAATGGCATACAATGGCTGCCAAAGTTAGCTTATTCTTTAGCACTCCGTGTTTTCTATGAACGCAATTAGTCATTCATGTGATAACGTCTGTAAAATTAGCCGAACAAACTAGCTACACTTAAGCGCCAGTAGGGGgtgacaaagcattacaaataagaCAGGCAATCACAGAACATGACATAAAATTAAATGTGGTGTTTTCGTAGCGCTTGGATTGAATTAGGCAATTTACATGTAATATGTGATTCACTATGCAAACAAATcttaaggtaccactgtactacatTTCAACTTGTactggtaattaaaaaaaaaactttgatggTTAGTACATCGCTTTAAGTGCCTACTTCAGCATATATGTTAGTTGTTTATTGTACAGTAGTATACAGTAAAAGAGTAACCTAATCTATCTTGTTTCCAGCAAAAGATGAAGAAGGGCCCTCTGGTTGCCAGAGTGATAAAACTCTTGCTGCATTTCCATCTGGTCTTCACCACAGCTATCACCTTCAACTATTTAATCAAGGTGCttagattatttttttgatgTAAAGGACAGATTTAGTATATGTATACTTACAATAACCCAGTTTGTATCATCTTTCTCTATGGGTAAAAAgcataaatatgacaaatagaaGACAACCAATATCACATAATTGCAGTGCTGACTAGCAGCAACCAATATTTTGTATGAAAACTCACATTTAGCAGATTAACGTCACATAACAACGAAGGCTGCTACTgacgattattttttataatcgattaataggatgattaattaaatgataaattgattaatcggataaatgtcactttttcaaTGAccatcacaatttaacttgaagttgttttgacATGGCAAATCGCTGATatgaattgtgtcaatgactcatttattttattgaaacaaaattGATTAAAGTGGCAGATTGTAATGAAtcttttattttcttattttttatttttttatcaaacagttgctcATAAGTTCAAaccagtgctgcaacgattaatcgattaactcgagtattcgattagaaaaaacatttgaattaaattttgttgcttcacgTATTCATGgcgctgtaatggtttattttgaaagtatttgcatttagttttattgattagggtggatacactgccttctggtctgcctcttttcacatggctgaatccaactgctccctgttcagaccaacttaagctgagtttttgtttaagctaattttttttaatgcattcataatttagtttataagtatatttagtcgttttttgtgggagtatgtgtctgaaccttttgttaagatcgttgtaaaaaaaactttagcattttatagcatttaagctaggagactttttctatgtatttTAGCCaagtgttcttttgttgtacatagatcctcattaaaaaaaaatttatacggtttgaggcccagctcagttattttaatttttcatgtcccttattcgattactcaattatttgaactaactagtccatcgattaatcgactactaaaatattcgatagctgcagccctactgtgaACTGTCTCTcgcttgctctaatcactggcaccTGCACACCCTCACATTACATACATacaaggacccaaacaggaCTACTCATAGCTGCttgcaaaaattgattttcaaatTAGTTGGCAGCTAATTCATTAATCGATTTGATTGATTAGTTATTGCAAACTTAAAAACAACCAAATCTTCGCATCAAGAGGTATAACAAAATTAATCGGCTTAAATGCTGTGGATACAATAAAATTCCAATAGTCACCAAAATATAAGCACATGTGACAGAAaaccaaaagtttttttcccccctccttcCAGAAAGTTGTTCCTGTGGGTGATGGCGAATTTATATTAAAGTTCCTGGAAGTGAAGTTTGGgctcaacattacaacgtaagtCACACAAGCTACTCTGAAAGATGACAAGCAAATGCGCTGTAGTTAAATGTTGAATACAACTTTAACAGATGTACTgtagttgatttaaaaaaaactgacgTTGACGCCATGGTAACTCTCATGCACATGCAATAtggaaatgtttttatttttttcataacatttctATTAGTGTTTCTGCCAATATTTTGACATGTCTGTTTCTTTTAACACATGATACCTTGTCCACAATTTTTCAAGAGCCCCTATTTAAATTCTGAATGACTGTTTTGTTCttattttccacattttttaaacacaggtttttaaatttgtttttatgtaccgtatgtattTACAAATCCAGATTCATGTGTACTCcaacttgtttttcttttgctgtTTTGTATAACTCATTTCCCATTCATGGTAATGTTAAAATTGCCTGCCTTGTCATTGTGTGCCAGTGATTTTGTGAGCAACTTCCTGGTGTGCCAAGAGAGCCTTCAGTCTCCCACTCAGGATTTGTACCTGCGCCTTACTCAGGCATCCGTGCTTCCGTTCTACCTGCTGGTGCTTGCTGTCTGCGTTCTGTCGACGCTGCAGGCCGTCTACACCAAACTCAGGTCTTGCACCTTTTGTCTTtgcttttttccttttcttctcTTTGACttctctttctttcctcctCAGCGGTGAGTCAACGCAGAGCAGCAAGCGACAACCTAAAGATGGCAAGGTGGGTGAGCGTCCCGAGGTGGTCTATCATGTCTTTCACACGCTGATCTTCGGCGGACTGACGCTAATATTCGACGGGTACGACCGATGCCTTGTGTGGGGTTGGTTTGAATTgcgccggttggtttgagcttaTTGTCTTTGCCATGCAGGATGAAGTATTTATGGACGCCGTATGTGTGTGCATTTGCGGCGTTTGGCGTGTGTTCGCCGGACTTCTGGATGACTGTCTTTAGGTGGCTCAGGGTTAAGTCAATCCACCCTGTTGTACAGGTGAGAGGCCCGCCAGACTTATATAGCACTGGGGGAAACCATGAGTTGAAAAAAAtctatcaaaatatatatttttttgtcgctTCCCTGCAGTCATTAATCCTGGGCGTAGCTGTTCCAACAATCATCGGCTTCAGCGTGTGGCAGGAGGTGAGAGCCagagctaagcctgtcgcgatatgcaataagtcaatttatcgcacggtaaataaaaatgaggtcgGTAATTTTGCCGGCTGTGATTTATCGCCATGTGCATTCATTTGGGCGTGCATGTGCTGCGTGCACTCggcacacgtgcgtgttgatcGTATatgatatgagactccagttcctttcaaagatgtttattggtcatcgacacaccgtagaattaaagttcagacatacaaatcaGGAAACGCATCTACTGTATTCTTAGgacaataaggcgcacctgactgtaagcagccacccaccaaatttgacacgaaaacggcatttataATCCGCTATAACTATAATCTGCTGCTGTCCtcaatgtattatgggatatttacaccaaaagatattaacccgtaacactttatttaacagcagcatcataagactgttataagcccaaatgaaccaccgtgaagctttgaacaaattggctgcaaagcttaattgcttcaaggagcttcatttggccatcactgctcccttgggggagacattcaacctctgctgccacctgctgtcacactgttgtcatccaacatgcctcctagcatgcattgaagcgctagagatgtaaataacaatcaaaattgatATTCTGTGCTTATTAttacttcagttactgttcctgtccacccccccccccccccccccccccccggccaagccgccGGAATAGCGACAGCCCAACCAGATGGCGTTCTGCTGACGCCGCCCCAGTAAGTCGGCTGGAAAGGGCCTAATCCCGCGCGTCcactccggtgttaaccctttgtactgactcaattttgaacggtttaaagaaggctcaccgaaaacaggttgacaatttattggtcgacaatggtcaaaaaacaaggcaaaacagacgacagagagGCAATGTTAGACCTAAGGTCCACAAAACAACGGATACATCAGAATGTACCtgagaagcgacagttgttatctaaatgttcagccttttgaaagctgcggtggagtagGCCGGGCAGAAGGCGTGCCGGAGTGTTGtcctgggatcatccctctgtggcaggtttAGGCGGTCAAGTTTgtgcgtcatccttcgtggctAGGACGTAGTTGCCACGGCAACCGACGCATGTCTTGACGTCCAAGGCGCCGCACTATCAAGTTGTTGTCTTGGTAGGGCGGGAGTGTCCTGACCCCACCTGAGAAGTGATGACGTTTTTTCTTCGcttatcaggcgagggctgataagctagtccactttactgtgtcaaagggcatggagtgaagtctgcctaaactatggttaaatgctttactataatgaatgtgttagactaatgcaaacaattatgtgGTGTGTGcaagaaaggtaactattcccttcaaccattaaaattatgacatgacactgctatgagcattaatgaatgacggatgtcaaattatctcactattgaatagatgtaaaacgtccaagctgaacataaatggagctagtgacataatttgccggatgacactgaatgacatctgtcataagcattcattaatgcccatgatagtgtcatgtcataattatgacactcttatgacgccgctgacaAATAAAAAGTGTTGCCTATCAAGCAaaataaaatcaacaaataagctgctctggaatataagccgcaggattcatagttttatagtccgaaaattacggtatatcaaATATTGTAAAAcgatagcattgctacattgaggctaatggaacaaagacaatgtactaaccactttagcctggcATTCGCATTGGCAGTCGTCTCCAAAACGCACATTTATGTTTAAAAGATGCTTGTTAAAAGAACTTGCTGGTTTATAGCATTTGCAAACAAtgcgaaaaaaagaaaaatctatttcaggtagtccccgggttacaaacgagttctgttcctgcagtggcgacgtaacctgaatttccgtgtGAGTACCTTAAATTACCTCTAAATACCTtccaaaatctcaaaataacgattcaaaaacatgtattataaaaataaaaaataagatactttaCTTACTATCAATGCTGGCAGATGGTAAAAAAGGTACCCTGAGTATGCTGGCTTTTTTCACACTTGGAGACACAAGAGTTCTTGTTTCACTGATGTTTACAGAACACTTTGGCCTGCAAGTTAACAAGCAGGTAAGTCAATGTGACTTATTTAAAGCTTGTTATCAGCAACTTAGACGAGGTCGAACTGCTTACGCCGCATCGTTGCTAGCTGCATCAGACCCTAGCTACTTCTTTAGTAGAAAACAGCAACCTGATTGGGTGTGCGCTCACTGTAATTAAACTATAAATTTCACCATtttaaatcaacttgtaaacaaaTGATTAACAATATACTGTAATCCCAAGAGTTGTACAGTGACAAcaggaaaagaaaaacaatgcacccctcccaaaaaattaagttgcagcATGTAAATTTTCAATTATCCTTAGTGAGACAACAGCTCCTCACACTGGCGAAATAAATATTTGCAGGGAAACCTGACAGCTGTACACTGAGAAAAATACAGAGCTCAAAAAGACACTCTACactaggggtccccaaactttttcttgtgagggccacataacttttcccttctctgatgaggggccggggtcagtttgtaacagaaaaattgcaggagtgcctaaatgtaaaaatgttatgtttttcagaaagccacaatcaaataaccctttctggattcttcacggaacaaaagtaaataaaaataataatataataataacactattaattaaatagataataacccaaTAACCCTCTcttagttcttcacagaaaaaggccaggaaattaacactattgagaaaaaaaaattcaaaatgctctctggtattattcagggggccggaccaaatgtggaggcgggccgtatgcggcccgcgggccgtagtttaggGACCCTTGCTCTACACTGTTACACTCcgccgtcgtaaagtcgaaatcacgtaagtcgagtacgtcataACCCGAGGACTACCTATACTGACAACATATGCATGATGAAAATTGAAAACAAGTGCTCTTCTTTTTACTGAGTGTAAACGTACGGTTAGCggcttagcgaacgtacttctggTGAATATTACATAATAAAAGCAcatgttcaacatgtaaataaagatctttggagttaatctcacatacttcacattctacactaagaatagcttttaaATGACaccaaatatgaaaaatttgattggcaatgaataatttggttcaaatttgctaacatgcgcactttgcaggacaagatgacagtcatttagGATGAATTAAACACTTTTGATGGATTctaattggcagagaacaaaaattctcacctatttcatattctgcagtTAACTAGCTTTCTAATGACTCgttatgcatttaaaaaaatatattattctaATATAATttgctttattcaagaataacaatttattgcatttgaatgggtgatttatcagttgtcactacattagtggttgttttggttttaaaaaaaaaaaaaaaaatatatatatatatatatatatatatactgtatatcgcaTATAGGCAATAATTTAAGACACAACATATTGACTCCTAAAATTTGTTATGGCGACAGGCCTAGTAAGAGCCGAATATTAATGAgaataacaacaataacaataattaagtttgattctACATGGTCCTAGTATTGCCCTCGTGCCCTTGCCGAGCTGTTCGAGCTTCAGGGGTTCTACGATCCCGACACAGTCGAGATGATTGGATGGATCCGgtgagtttttttcttttttttctttttcaagcaGATAAAAGATTTTTGCACGAGGGTGGCTGATGTTTCACAATGTGGTCGTCACAGGACTCAACTCCCTGCGGCAGCTGTGTTTGCAGGCAGTCCTCAGCTGTTGGGAGCGATCAAGTTGGGCTCTGGTGCTGCCGTTACTAGTTTGCCACTGCATTCGGATGTTGACATGCTGAGGAGGAGCGAGGATGTGAGTTTAGACTAATAACTGAAGAATTAGAGAAGTCTTTTCTTATCTATAATATGCATAACATTATTTTAATTCATAGTTCATAGTTTTATTCATACTCAGTGTTttgaatcttacttttaaaaaaagtaattaattacagtaacaaattacttctcccaaaaagtaattgagttagtaactcagttacctgaatgaaagagtaattagttacttggcaaagtaattggttttacttttcatgttttccattccaaaaaaaaaccaaaaacaaataataaagtcACACTATATGAAGTTCAAAGGGACAgttgccctagcccaattctttaccctaaacttaactagacacaggggtattgtggatattgcgataactagatagtaacctttgttatgtttggaagttatttaatgttgtgaatcaactgtaaaaattgctcccgttattgcattagttcccttggtTCTACATTCTAcatgtgaac from Corythoichthys intestinalis isolate RoL2023-P3 chromosome 22, ASM3026506v1, whole genome shotgun sequence encodes:
- the LOC130910142 gene encoding probable C-mannosyltransferase DPY19L4 isoform X2; amino-acid sequence: MTNLQCRTSETLEVAQEEDEVSRQSEELDGEIVEKEAEENHVKGGKDEDFKQTEDESNKQSTVRSTKRPSALSAVKHLLKLSFGCLAAVACGMLYAAYLSMFHERRFWFSTRPELERELTFQGGSGVYYYYYKHMLAATSFDRAFYELATDDRTLAGQTINAVERLSLYPELITSYIYRVSGSQDVVEPIYFYVGSVLALQAVYATALFTCSWLMSGSLTAGVLAVAWYIVSRPDATKVEEAVPLRENWALPYYACQVAALTGFLCGNIGLVAEMLCYLTMSATTFTFLLLWEHSHYVLFVQAFCLFLLDSLDLVPPRKISDVHKVYVSSLLPAFFFHFNNAALLGSPLLSLLIGSGLAKYLQQKMKKGPLVARVIKLLLHFHLVFTTAITFNYLIKKVVPVGDGEFILKFLEVKFGLNITTDFVSNFLVCQESLQSPTQDLYLRLTQASVLPFYLLVLAVCVLSTLQAVYTKLSGESTQSSKRQPKDGKVGERPEVVYHVFHTLIFGGLTLIFDGMKYLWTPYVCAFAAFGVCSPDFWMTVFRWLRVKSIHPVVQSLILGVAVPTIIGFSVWQEYCPRALAELFELQGFYDPDTVEMIGWIRTQLPAAAVFAGSPQLLGAIKLGSGAAVTSLPLHSDVDMLRRSEDSYQVYSMRSAEEVYKILTSRKANYVIVEESLCNELTPDRGCRIKDLLDVANGHVVRDHGETYAFSKHRRFCQEIKTNRSPYTNYFTRVFWNRSYHIYRVNSVISFQY
- the LOC130910142 gene encoding probable C-mannosyltransferase DPY19L4 isoform X1 — protein: MTNLQCRTSETLEVAQEEDEVSRQSEELDGEIVEKEAEENHVKGGKDEDFKQTEDESNKQSTVRSTKRPSALSAVKHLLKLSFGCLAAVACGMLYAAYLSMFHERRFWFSTRPELERELTFQGGSGVYYYYYKHMLAATSFDRAFYELATDDRTLAGQTINAVERLSLYPELITSYIYRVSGSQDVVEPIYFYVGSVLALQAVYATALFTCSWLMSGSLTAGVLAVAWYIVSRPDATKVEEAVPLRENWALPYYACQVAALTGFLCGNIGLVAEMLCYLTMSATTFTFLLLWEHSHYVLFVQAFCLFLLDSLDLVPPRKISDVHKVYVSSLLPAFFFHFNNAALLGSPLLSLLIGSGLAKYLQQKMKKGPLVARVIKLLLHFHLVFTTAITFNYLIKKVVPVGDGEFILKFLEVKFGLNITTDFVSNFLVCQESLQSPTQDLYLRLTQASVLPFYLLVLAVCVLSTLQAVYTKLSGESTQSSKRQPKDGKVGERPEVVYHVFHTLIFGGLTLIFDGMKYLWTPYVCAFAAFGVCSPDFWMTVFRWLRVKSIHPVVQVRGPPDLYSTGGNHELKKIYQNIYFFVASLQSLILGVAVPTIIGFSVWQEYCPRALAELFELQGFYDPDTVEMIGWIRTQLPAAAVFAGSPQLLGAIKLGSGAAVTSLPLHSDVDMLRRSEDSYQVYSMRSAEEVYKILTSRKANYVIVEESLCNELTPDRGCRIKDLLDVANGHVVRDHGETYAFSKHRRFCQEIKTNRSPYTNYFTRVFWNRSYHIYRVNSVISFQY